The stretch of DNA CTCCGACTCGATGCGGCGCACGATCGCGTCGCTGACCTCGAGGCGCGTGCCGAGCGGCGCGGTCACGTCGATGTAGGCGTAGTTCGGATCGGAATCCGGAAAGAACTCGACGCCGGTTCCGAAGAGAACGAACGCGAACACGGTGACGAGAAGCGCGAGAAATACCCCGCCGAGGGCGATCCACGGGCGGCGGAGCGCCCAAGCGAGCTGGCCCCGATAGAAGCCGCGGAAGCGAAGAAAGAGGCGGTCCCCAGGGGGGCGTTTCTTCCCCTCGCCGCGCACCGAGATGAAGACCGCGCAAAAGGTCGGGTTGATGACGAGCGCGACGAACAGCGAGGCGGAAAGGGTGATGATCAGCGTGATCGGGAGGTACTTCATGAACTCGCCGACGATGTCGGGCCAGAAGAGCATCGGCCCGAAGGCGACAAGAGTCGTGAGCGTCGATGCGGTCACCGGAACGGCGACCTCGTTCGTTCCGCGCGAGGCGGCCTCTTGGCGCGAATACCCCTCGTTCCGGTGCCGGAAGATGTTCTCGACGACGACGATCGCGTTGTCCACCAGCATGCCGAGCGCGAGGATGAGGCTGAAGAGAACGACCATGTTCATCGTGTGGCCGAGCGCGGCGATCACGATGAACGAGAGGAGCATCGAGAGCGGGATCGCGATCGCGACGAAGACGGAGTTCCGAAACCCCAAGAACGCGAACAGGACGAGAATGACGAGAACCAGACCGCTGAAGATGTTGTTCTCGAGCTCGCGGACGATGTCGCGGATCTCCTTCGACTGATCGGCGACGACGGTGATCTCGGTCGTCGGAGGAAAGCTCGGGCGCGCTTCTTCGATGATCGCCTTCACCGCGTCCGCGACGCCGATGATGTTCTCACCCGAGCGTTTCTTGACGCTGATCGTGATGCAATCGGCGCCGTTCTGCCGGGCGTACGTCGTCCGTTCCTTGAAGCCGTAGCGGACCGCCGCGAGATCGCGCACGTACACCGGACGGTCCCCGATGCTCGTCACGACGAGATCCGCGACGATGCCGGGCGTCTCGAACTCCCCCGGCACGCGGACGGTGAAGCTCACGCTCCCCCCCTCCACCGTCCCTCCCGGGACCGTGAGGTTCTCGCTCGCGATCGCCTCGATCACGTCCGCGAGATCGAGATCGTACGCGCGAAGCCGGATCGGATCGACGGCGACCTGGACTTCGCGCTCGAGCTCTCCCGTGAGGTCCGCCGAGAGAACGCCGGGCACCGACTCGATCTGCTCCTGAAGATCCTCGGCGAGGTCCTTTAGGCGAAGGAGGCCGTACTTGCCGGACAGATTGAGAAGGAGAATGGGGAAATCCTCGAAGCTGATCTCGGTGACGTACGGCTCCTCGATGTCGGCCGGCATGTCAGCCTTCGCCTGGTTCACCTTGTCGCGGACGCGCTGCAGGGCCGACTCGATGTCCATGTCAGGCTCGAACTCCGCCTCGACCACCACGTACCCCTCGCCGGTCGTCGAGCGGAGCTCCTTCACTTGTTTGATCTCTTTGAGCTTCGTCTCGATCCTCCGCGTGACGAGCGCCTCCACGTCCTTCGGGGCGACCCCCGGATAGATGACTTGGACGAGGATGATCGGGATCGTGATGGAGGGGGTCGATTCCTTGGGGATCGACAGGTAAGAACCGACGCCGAGGAGGACGATCAGCGCGCAAAGCGTGAAGACGATCGCTTTATGCGTAATGGAAAAATCGGTGATCGACTTCATGCGGGCCTCACGGAAGAACCTCGATCCGCTCCCCCTCGACGAGCTCCCGGTTCCCGACGACGATGAGGGAATCCCCTTCAGCGAGGCCGCTGTCGACGACCGCCATCTGGCCGTACACCGCCCCGATCCTCACCATCCGCCGCAGGGCCGTTCCCGAAGAGGCCAGAAAAACTGCGGAGCCTTCCTCGGTCTCCACGACCGCGTCTTGGGGGACGACGATCGCGCCCTCGTAGACGT from Candidatus Eisenbacteria bacterium encodes:
- a CDS encoding efflux RND transporter permease subunit, with protein sequence MKSITDFSITHKAIVFTLCALIVLLGVGSYLSIPKESTPSITIPIILVQVIYPGVAPKDVEALVTRRIETKLKEIKQVKELRSTTGEGYVVVEAEFEPDMDIESALQRVRDKVNQAKADMPADIEEPYVTEISFEDFPILLLNLSGKYGLLRLKDLAEDLQEQIESVPGVLSADLTGELEREVQVAVDPIRLRAYDLDLADVIEAIASENLTVPGGTVEGGSVSFTVRVPGEFETPGIVADLVVTSIGDRPVYVRDLAAVRYGFKERTTYARQNGADCITISVKKRSGENIIGVADAVKAIIEEARPSFPPTTEITVVADQSKEIRDIVRELENNIFSGLVLVILVLFAFLGFRNSVFVAIAIPLSMLLSFIVIAALGHTMNMVVLFSLILALGMLVDNAIVVVENIFRHRNEGYSRQEAASRGTNEVAVPVTASTLTTLVAFGPMLFWPDIVGEFMKYLPITLIITLSASLFVALVINPTFCAVFISVRGEGKKRPPGDRLFLRFRGFYRGQLAWALRRPWIALGGVFLALLVTVFAFVLFGTGVEFFPDSDPNYAYIDVTAPLGTRLEVSDAIVRRIESE